A portion of the Novosphingobium sp. KA1 genome contains these proteins:
- a CDS encoding outer membrane beta-barrel protein: protein MALPAVVGAQTLTPPIHEPDDAAGNRKIAGYASIGYELAGLDVFPELAFAARGDSNVFADDTRRRSDIALSLAPKITARRLTRSSRTTLEADARISRFGSLASQDSNEFAASASYTRFAGAGDSITASTSYRREVVQRGTAENDLPFGDPLIRQAIQAAIQGHKRFNRLAIDGAARFVRMRYEEARLGNGLAIDQSFRNGERYAVQLTASYELSGRTTLFAGGSYDHFDYRMSPALTNRDADAWSAAAGVSYEVSRVLIAQLALGERQYDFVDPALGRFSGLSIAGQLRYFPTRLLSIRGSIEQTSTTSPYDLVGAVTLTTARIEGEYEMRRALSWVGKVQFTAEDYGSKDYSARSLSISAGPRWRLNRWLSADATLGHDRRFTQGIAPFPRYSRTYALLTITLAP, encoded by the coding sequence GTGGCGCTGCCCGCAGTAGTCGGCGCGCAAACGCTGACGCCGCCAATACACGAGCCGGACGATGCCGCGGGCAACCGCAAGATCGCCGGATATGCCTCCATCGGCTATGAACTCGCGGGCCTTGATGTCTTTCCCGAACTGGCTTTCGCCGCACGCGGCGACAGCAACGTCTTTGCCGACGACACGCGCCGCCGATCGGATATCGCCCTCTCGCTCGCACCAAAAATCACGGCAAGGCGCCTGACCCGGTCAAGCCGGACGACGCTGGAGGCAGATGCCCGCATCAGCCGCTTCGGATCGCTCGCCAGCCAGGATTCGAACGAATTTGCGGCCTCTGCCTCCTATACCCGGTTCGCCGGAGCGGGCGATTCCATAACGGCCAGCACCTCCTATCGCCGGGAGGTCGTGCAGCGCGGCACGGCCGAGAACGACCTGCCTTTCGGCGACCCGCTGATCCGGCAAGCGATCCAGGCCGCAATACAGGGGCACAAACGCTTCAACCGGCTCGCGATCGACGGCGCTGCCCGGTTCGTGCGCATGCGCTATGAGGAGGCCCGCCTGGGCAATGGCCTGGCGATCGACCAGAGCTTTCGCAACGGTGAGCGCTATGCCGTCCAATTGACGGCGAGTTACGAGCTCAGCGGTCGCACCACGCTGTTTGCCGGCGGCAGCTACGACCATTTCGATTACCGCATGTCGCCAGCCCTCACCAACCGCGATGCCGACGCCTGGAGCGCGGCTGCCGGGGTCAGTTACGAAGTCAGCCGGGTGCTGATCGCGCAACTGGCGCTGGGCGAGCGGCAATATGATTTTGTCGATCCGGCACTAGGGCGATTTTCCGGGCTCTCGATCGCGGGGCAATTGCGCTACTTTCCCACGCGCCTGCTCTCGATCCGCGGCAGCATCGAGCAGACCAGCACCACCAGCCCCTACGATCTCGTCGGAGCGGTCACGTTGACCACGGCCCGGATCGAGGGTGAGTACGAGATGCGCCGCGCCCTGTCGTGGGTCGGCAAGGTGCAATTCACCGCCGAGGACTATGGGTCGAAGGACTATTCCGCGCGCAGCCTCTCGATTTCCGCCGGGCCGCGCTGGCGACTGAACCGCTGGCTCAGCGCTGACGCGACCCTTGGCCATGATCGCCGCTTCACCCAAGGCATCGCGCCATTCCCTCGCTATTCCCGCACTTATGCGCTGCTGACCATCACGCTCGCGCCATGA
- a CDS encoding cell wall hydrolase produces MPRRVQELAETPPPRAARFMYSALATVIAALASVLLAGSSVTYAPLHAAVPHQNTIGPPRAGTDNVPPMTVLPGTPGGDGDPSTEIDSDSARTLNAAAAFVPLGPDHPTSVRFSEKSGDFARALDCLASAVLYEAGDDPAGQAAVAQVVINRVHHPAFPRTVCAVVYQGSERATGCQFTFTCDGALRRLPSPAAWQRARKLAESFLEGRAEPAVGLATHYHTDWVHPYWSDSLDKVARVGTHLFFRWRGDWGRQPAFTAIRVGPEPVEPELAALSQAHRNAPPGNDSALAPTGAAETSGRPVAAEMIAAGPGDHFIQTDAGGNGGNLAIGALDLCQGQLRCKVIGWDRRAEAYGSPATPLVRTVSFLYVRDVRTGVEVVLWDCARYNRPLDSQCLSAGNRYWITFTGSLARKRTDSAVEAPN; encoded by the coding sequence ATGCCTCGCCGCGTACAGGAACTGGCCGAAACACCGCCCCCGCGCGCGGCGCGCTTCATGTATTCCGCCCTGGCCACGGTGATCGCCGCGCTCGCCAGCGTGCTGCTGGCCGGATCTTCGGTCACTTATGCGCCGCTGCACGCCGCCGTCCCGCACCAGAACACGATCGGTCCACCGCGCGCAGGAACCGACAATGTGCCGCCCATGACCGTGCTGCCCGGAACGCCTGGTGGCGATGGCGATCCATCCACCGAAATCGATAGCGATTCCGCCCGCACGTTGAACGCGGCGGCCGCGTTCGTGCCGCTGGGACCGGATCACCCCACTTCGGTCAGGTTCTCGGAAAAGAGCGGCGATTTCGCACGTGCGCTCGATTGCCTTGCCTCCGCCGTGCTTTACGAAGCGGGCGACGATCCGGCGGGGCAGGCCGCCGTGGCACAAGTCGTCATCAACCGGGTGCACCACCCTGCGTTTCCGCGCACCGTATGCGCGGTGGTCTACCAGGGATCGGAGCGCGCGACCGGCTGCCAGTTCACCTTCACGTGCGACGGCGCCTTGCGGCGCCTGCCCTCGCCCGCCGCCTGGCAACGCGCCCGCAAGCTGGCCGAGTCCTTTCTGGAAGGCCGCGCGGAGCCCGCCGTCGGCCTCGCCACCCACTACCACACTGACTGGGTTCATCCATATTGGAGCGATAGTCTCGACAAAGTGGCGCGTGTCGGCACGCACCTGTTCTTCCGCTGGCGCGGCGACTGGGGGCGCCAGCCGGCCTTCACCGCGATTCGCGTGGGACCGGAACCTGTCGAACCCGAACTCGCCGCACTATCCCAAGCGCACCGCAATGCGCCCCCCGGCAACGACAGTGCCCTCGCTCCGACAGGAGCTGCCGAAACGAGCGGACGCCCCGTGGCCGCCGAAATGATCGCGGCAGGCCCTGGCGACCACTTCATCCAGACCGATGCCGGCGGCAACGGCGGCAACCTCGCGATAGGGGCGCTGGACCTGTGCCAAGGGCAACTGCGCTGCAAGGTGATTGGCTGGGACCGGCGCGCGGAAGCCTACGGCTCCCCTGCCACGCCGCTGGTGCGCACGGTATCGTTCCTCTACGTTCGCGATGTCCGCACCGGGGTGGAAGTGGTGCTGTGGGACTGCGCACGCTACAACCGACCGCTCGACAGCCAATGCCTTTCCGCAGGCAATCGCTACTGGATCACTTTCACCGGCAGCCTGGCCCGTAAACGCACAGACAGCGCCGTCGAGGCACCCAATTAA
- a CDS encoding TolC family outer membrane protein — MLALVQGAGHTPQTTSPSLPRKHGAMHHVLLAATIPAVLLTLPVILASPARGETLAEAIDIAFRQNPSLAAGRAATHAAEERIAQGKARFGPTLSADAAYTFAMRRVSVNGETTIRQHGFTPDFSASLEQPLFTFGRLSAQRRVAEAGYGSSMADLHAAEQQTIAQVIVTYANVLRDQQLVDIARENLTLLTEQLDQTQARYGARYATETDLQQTRNRIFSGQAQLELAQGNLQASRNGFRNLVGRYPQGLSPLPQLPPLPRTIEDAQAIAATSSPVLEGARMDLLAAQHQVAAARGATRPYLGLKGAVSRTPLSIESDDLREIDTQVQVAVTVPLYSSGLLSSQVREAKQNADSTSQQLEQTSRDLRENVASYWDQLAATRRALPAYARAVSAAQAALEGARQQQLAGQVTSLDVLDTARDLLTSRQALAQAEAQLYVAHALLLGSMGQLRPESFSPNSPAFDPAPYETLFYTGLPTGPVIEVLDVIGYDAGHKRTAVAVEHAEEPGHDMPPEPARAAQQ; from the coding sequence ATGCTGGCGCTTGTACAGGGTGCCGGGCATACGCCGCAGACCACCTCGCCATCGCTGCCGCGCAAGCACGGCGCGATGCACCATGTCCTGCTGGCAGCAACCATCCCCGCCGTGCTCCTGACTCTGCCGGTGATCCTGGCCTCTCCGGCCAGAGGGGAGACACTGGCGGAAGCAATCGACATCGCCTTCCGCCAGAATCCATCGCTCGCCGCCGGTCGCGCCGCCACCCACGCCGCGGAAGAACGGATCGCCCAGGGCAAGGCCCGGTTCGGCCCGACGCTCAGTGCCGATGCCGCCTACACGTTTGCCATGCGCCGCGTCAGCGTGAACGGGGAGACGACGATCCGCCAGCACGGATTCACGCCTGACTTCTCGGCATCGCTGGAACAACCCCTGTTCACGTTTGGCCGGCTTAGCGCCCAACGCCGCGTGGCCGAAGCCGGCTACGGCAGTTCGATGGCGGATCTCCACGCCGCAGAACAGCAGACGATAGCTCAGGTCATCGTCACCTACGCCAATGTGCTGCGCGACCAGCAACTGGTCGACATCGCGCGCGAAAACCTCACCCTGCTGACCGAGCAACTCGACCAGACGCAGGCGCGCTACGGCGCCCGCTACGCCACCGAGACCGATCTGCAGCAGACCCGCAACCGCATCTTCAGCGGCCAGGCCCAGCTCGAACTGGCGCAGGGCAACCTGCAGGCCAGCCGCAACGGCTTTCGCAACCTCGTCGGCCGCTATCCGCAAGGCCTTTCCCCCTTGCCGCAACTGCCGCCCTTGCCCCGAACGATCGAGGATGCCCAGGCGATCGCCGCCACGTCCAGTCCGGTGCTGGAGGGCGCCCGCATGGACCTCCTTGCCGCCCAGCATCAGGTCGCCGCCGCGCGCGGGGCGACCAGGCCTTATCTCGGCCTCAAGGGCGCGGTGTCCCGCACCCCGCTCTCGATCGAAAGCGACGACCTGCGTGAGATCGACACACAGGTGCAAGTCGCCGTCACCGTGCCGCTCTACTCGTCCGGCCTGCTGTCCTCGCAAGTCCGCGAGGCCAAGCAGAACGCCGACAGCACCAGCCAGCAACTGGAGCAGACCTCGCGCGATCTGCGGGAAAACGTCGCCAGCTACTGGGACCAGCTGGCCGCCACCCGGCGCGCCCTTCCCGCCTACGCCCGCGCCGTGTCGGCCGCGCAAGCTGCGCTGGAGGGCGCCCGGCAGCAGCAATTGGCCGGACAAGTCACCTCGCTCGACGTGCTTGATACCGCGCGTGACCTGCTGACGTCCCGGCAGGCATTGGCCCAGGCCGAAGCCCAGCTCTACGTCGCCCATGCGCTCCTGCTGGGCAGCATGGGACAGCTGCGCCCGGAGAGCTTCTCGCCAAACAGCCCTGCCTTTGACCCGGCACCCTATGAAACGCTGTTCTACACCGGCCTGCCAACCGGGCCGGTAATCGAGGTCCTTGACGTGATCGGCTACGACGCGGGGCACAAACGCACGGCTGTCGCAGTCGAACACGCCGAGGAACCGGGCCACGACATGCCGCCCGAACCCGCAAGGGCCGCGCAGCAATGA
- a CDS encoding type I secretion system permease/ATPase has product MPNGENLFASLKAMMRTLLPVLWPILTFSAVFNVLLLAGSFFMLLVYDDVLASRSVPTLSGLLLMVALAYLVQGGIDVLRARVLMHTGALADRRFCDRIYDVLSRHEREVGPLPSGVAPVRDLDLVRGYITGPGPLALLDLPYVAMFLLILFVFHWALGLVTLAGVAVLLVLMLVGDQRSRKPAQQVASVAAARFAMAEDIRRNGEVLRVLGMSGRRNDSWDGISLALIGAHDELAGVSGRMQVISKAFRMFLQSLVLAVGAYLVIENMATGGVIIAGSILSARALMPVEQTIGQWKGMTEASQAWRRLHALFDTVPTRVPPLRLPRPCRDLEVQAVFCGPPGRRAVTLSNASFRLAAGEALAVIGHSGSGKSTLMRAITGAWPSLRGAVRVDGASLDQWDPVELGRDIGYVPQTIEMFEGSVAQNISRFDPEADADAIIAAARAADVHDLILSLPGGYEYALGGPGGGGLSAGQKQRLALARALYRDPFLLVLDEPNSNLDAAGEAALIEAVRTAKARGAIVIVVGHRPSVFAHVDHIMVMADGQIRQMGERTEMLQRLNFNPAVRSNPAGSPAAPGTPAPSPSTTEAASHAVSGTEEG; this is encoded by the coding sequence ATGCCCAATGGCGAAAACCTCTTCGCGTCGCTCAAGGCGATGATGCGCACGCTGCTGCCGGTGCTCTGGCCGATCTTGACGTTCAGCGCGGTATTCAACGTGCTGCTGCTGGCGGGCTCGTTCTTCATGCTGCTGGTCTATGACGACGTTCTGGCCAGCCGCAGCGTGCCAACGCTGAGCGGTCTGCTGCTGATGGTGGCGCTCGCCTATCTCGTGCAGGGCGGGATCGACGTGCTGCGCGCCCGCGTGCTCATGCACACCGGCGCTTTGGCGGACCGCCGCTTCTGCGACCGCATCTACGACGTCCTGAGCCGCCACGAACGCGAAGTGGGCCCGCTGCCATCCGGTGTCGCCCCGGTCCGCGATCTCGACCTGGTGCGCGGCTACATCACCGGCCCCGGGCCGCTGGCCCTGCTCGACCTGCCCTATGTCGCGATGTTCCTGCTCATCCTCTTCGTGTTCCACTGGGCGCTCGGACTGGTGACGCTGGCCGGTGTCGCCGTCCTGCTGGTGCTGATGCTGGTGGGCGACCAACGCAGCCGCAAGCCCGCCCAGCAGGTCGCCTCGGTGGCCGCCGCGCGATTTGCCATGGCCGAGGACATCCGCCGCAACGGCGAAGTGCTGCGCGTACTCGGCATGTCCGGCCGCCGCAACGACAGCTGGGACGGGATCAGCCTCGCGCTCATCGGAGCACACGATGAACTCGCCGGGGTTTCCGGACGCATGCAGGTGATCAGCAAGGCCTTCCGCATGTTCCTGCAGTCGCTGGTGCTGGCCGTCGGTGCCTATCTGGTGATCGAGAACATGGCGACCGGCGGCGTCATCATCGCCGGCTCGATCCTCAGCGCCCGCGCGCTGATGCCGGTGGAACAGACGATCGGCCAATGGAAAGGCATGACCGAGGCCAGCCAGGCCTGGCGCCGCCTTCACGCCCTGTTCGACACCGTACCAACCCGCGTGCCGCCACTGCGCCTGCCCCGCCCCTGCCGCGACCTCGAAGTCCAGGCCGTGTTCTGCGGTCCGCCGGGACGGCGCGCCGTCACGCTCAGCAACGCCAGCTTCCGCCTGGCGGCAGGAGAGGCGCTTGCGGTGATCGGCCATAGCGGATCGGGAAAATCCACCCTGATGCGCGCGATCACCGGCGCCTGGCCAAGCCTGCGCGGCGCGGTGCGCGTCGACGGCGCCTCGCTGGACCAGTGGGACCCAGTCGAACTCGGGCGAGACATCGGCTACGTGCCCCAGACGATCGAGATGTTCGAAGGCAGCGTGGCGCAGAACATCAGCCGGTTCGATCCGGAGGCTGACGCCGACGCCATCATCGCCGCGGCCCGCGCCGCCGATGTGCATGATTTGATCCTGTCGCTGCCCGGCGGTTATGAATATGCCCTCGGCGGCCCTGGGGGCGGAGGCCTGTCGGCCGGGCAGAAACAACGCCTCGCCCTTGCCCGGGCGCTTTACCGCGATCCGTTCCTGCTCGTGCTGGACGAGCCCAATTCCAACCTCGATGCCGCCGGTGAGGCTGCCCTGATCGAAGCCGTGCGCACGGCCAAGGCGCGCGGCGCGATCGTCATCGTGGTCGGACACCGCCCTTCCGTCTTTGCCCATGTCGACCACATCATGGTCATGGCTGACGGCCAGATCCGCCAGATGGGCGAGCGTACCGAGATGCTCCAGCGCCTCAATTTCAATCCGGCGGTGCGCAGCAATCCGGCGGGTTCTCCCGCCGCGCCAGGTACTCCGGCGCCTTCACCGTCCACCACGGAAGCTGCATCGCATGCGGTTTCAGGAACAGAGGAAGGATAA
- a CDS encoding HlyD family type I secretion periplasmic adaptor subunit, with amino-acid sequence MNSTIPSPGPFPPPATALLPPPRYEPAESLRREIRFGMWLCGGLVFGLGGLATFLPMAGAVIAPGDVSVASHVKQVSHPSGGVAAQILVADGDHVTQGQPMIRFDTTVTGAAANYTGENVDQLLARAARLQAERDGAFAIAFPAELTRRASQPEIAALMAAERKTLALKRSSRQSALSQLGQRIQQSQADLDSYSARSRSLGEQAAMIGNELDATRKLYEKRYTTLDRLSALERTASDLAAQRTGASESAQSQRAHITELRYQMGSINAEARSTAATELLDTQTRISELRRQQVAAQDSYDRAVIRAPQSGVVDKLAFRTIGGFVPAGQTIMEIVPDNDRLTVNAMIKPADIDQVREGLVAILRFSAFSQRTTPELQGHITHVAADRTDDSQTRATYYRATITLDPGELAKLGELRLKPGMPAEVFIQTGHRTMLNYILKPLSDQFSRAFREN; translated from the coding sequence GTGAACAGCACCATTCCCAGCCCCGGCCCCTTCCCCCCGCCCGCCACCGCCCTGCTCCCGCCACCCCGATACGAACCGGCGGAAAGCCTCCGGCGCGAAATCCGGTTCGGCATGTGGCTTTGCGGCGGACTGGTTTTCGGCCTTGGCGGCCTCGCCACCTTCCTGCCGATGGCGGGCGCGGTGATCGCGCCGGGCGATGTCTCGGTGGCATCGCACGTGAAACAGGTCAGCCACCCTTCCGGCGGCGTCGCCGCGCAGATCCTCGTGGCCGATGGCGACCATGTCACGCAGGGCCAGCCGATGATCCGCTTCGACACCACGGTCACCGGCGCGGCAGCCAACTACACCGGCGAGAATGTCGACCAGTTGCTCGCCCGCGCTGCGCGCCTCCAGGCCGAACGGGATGGCGCTTTCGCCATCGCTTTCCCTGCCGAACTGACGCGGCGTGCAAGCCAGCCCGAGATCGCGGCCTTGATGGCGGCAGAACGCAAGACCCTGGCACTCAAACGCAGTTCGCGGCAATCGGCGCTTTCGCAACTGGGCCAGCGCATCCAGCAAAGCCAGGCTGACCTCGACAGCTACAGCGCCCGCTCACGAAGCCTGGGCGAACAGGCCGCGATGATCGGCAACGAACTCGACGCCACCCGCAAGCTCTACGAAAAGCGCTACACCACGCTCGACCGGCTGAGCGCGCTGGAGCGTACCGCTTCCGATCTCGCCGCCCAGCGCACCGGCGCCAGCGAAAGCGCGCAGTCGCAGCGCGCGCACATCACCGAACTGCGCTACCAGATGGGCTCCATCAACGCCGAGGCCCGCAGCACCGCCGCCACCGAACTGCTCGACACGCAAACACGGATCAGCGAACTGCGCCGCCAGCAGGTAGCCGCACAGGACAGCTACGACCGCGCGGTCATCCGCGCCCCGCAAAGCGGCGTGGTCGACAAGCTCGCCTTTCGCACCATCGGCGGCTTCGTGCCGGCCGGGCAGACGATCATGGAAATCGTCCCCGACAACGATCGGCTGACCGTCAACGCCATGATCAAGCCTGCGGATATCGATCAGGTGCGCGAAGGACTGGTTGCCATCTTGCGGTTCAGCGCCTTTTCGCAGCGCACCACGCCCGAACTGCAGGGCCACATCACCCATGTCGCCGCCGACCGCACCGATGACAGCCAGACGCGGGCGACCTACTATCGCGCCACCATCACGCTGGATCCCGGCGAATTGGCGAAACTTGGGGAACTGCGGCTCAAACCCGGCATGCCGGCGGAAGTCTTCATCCAGACCGGGCACCGCACGATGCTAAACTACATCCTCAAGCCACTGAGTGACCAGTTCTCCCGCGCATTCCGCGAGAATTGA